The following proteins are co-located in the Rippkaea orientalis PCC 8801 genome:
- a CDS encoding glycogen/starch/alpha-glucan phosphorylase, with protein MDSILKSKTKTPQTNIQIEDDRTGMSPETLKRAFLDNLFYLQGINQTDATLYDYYVALAYTVRDRLLHRFLKTVETYKQEKVKLVSYFSAEFLMGRYLGNNLINLGMYEQTRQIIEDLGLDFDEILEQEPDPGLGNGGLGRLAACFLDSLASLEIPAIGYGIRYEFGIFHQMIRDGWQVEIPDNWLRFGNPWELPRPDETVEIMLGGHTEMGHNELGHPKAVWIPARTVLAIPYDTPVPGYQTNTVNPLRLWKAEASESFNFDAFNAGQYDQAVAEKMDAETISKVLYPNDNTPAGRELRLEQQYFFVSASLQDLIRIHLRTHDSLDDFHEKVAVQLNDTHPAVAVAELMRLLIDKHNYSWNHAWDITQKTLSYTNHTLMPEALERWSAGLFGRLLPRHLEIIYEINQRFLDNVRTWFPGDDRLTTSLSLIEEGDEKQIRMANLACVGSHAINGVAALHTDLLKKDTLKDFAKLWPEKFYNKTNGVTPRRWILLSNQELSTLITEKIGDGWLKNLDEMRKLEAFIEDAKFRQRWQEIKQNNKRSLAAYILKHRNIQIDPNSLFDVQVKRIHEYKRQHLAVLGIIAFYNRIKQNPGLDIVPRTFIFGGKAAPGYFLAKLVIKLINSVAEVVNNDPDVRGRLKVVFLPNFNVSLGQRIYPAADLSEQVSTAGKEASGTGNMKFAMNGALTIGTLDGANIEIREEAGAENFFLFGLTAEEVYRRKAEGYNPMDYYHGNGELRGVIDRISSGHFSHGNGGLFSPIVDPLMSHDPYMLMADFQSYVEAQDAVSEAYRDQDRWTRMSILNSARMGKFSSDRTIREYCNEIWGVKPVKINIEDYNPASLS; from the coding sequence ATGGATAGTATCTTAAAATCCAAAACCAAAACCCCTCAAACCAATATTCAAATCGAGGACGATCGCACCGGAATGAGTCCGGAAACCCTCAAACGAGCCTTTCTCGATAACCTTTTCTACCTACAAGGTATTAATCAAACCGATGCAACTCTTTACGACTATTACGTCGCCTTAGCTTACACAGTCCGCGATCGCCTACTCCATCGCTTCCTGAAAACCGTAGAAACCTACAAACAAGAAAAAGTCAAGCTTGTTTCCTACTTTTCCGCCGAATTTCTCATGGGTCGTTACCTAGGAAACAATTTAATCAACCTAGGAATGTACGAGCAAACCCGCCAAATTATCGAAGACTTAGGGTTAGATTTTGATGAAATTCTCGAACAAGAACCCGATCCAGGGTTAGGAAACGGAGGATTAGGACGCTTAGCAGCCTGTTTCCTTGATTCTCTAGCTTCCTTGGAAATTCCCGCTATTGGTTACGGTATTCGCTACGAATTTGGGATTTTCCACCAAATGATCCGAGATGGGTGGCAAGTAGAAATTCCCGATAACTGGTTACGCTTTGGCAACCCTTGGGAATTACCCCGTCCCGACGAAACCGTGGAAATTATGCTCGGCGGACACACCGAAATGGGGCACAATGAACTCGGACACCCGAAAGCCGTTTGGATACCCGCGCGTACCGTTTTAGCCATCCCCTACGATACCCCCGTCCCTGGCTACCAAACCAACACCGTTAACCCCCTGCGTCTGTGGAAAGCAGAAGCGAGTGAATCCTTCAACTTTGATGCCTTCAACGCGGGACAATACGATCAGGCCGTCGCGGAAAAAATGGATGCAGAGACCATCTCCAAAGTCCTCTATCCTAATGATAATACCCCCGCCGGTCGAGAATTACGCCTAGAGCAACAATATTTCTTTGTTTCGGCTTCTCTACAGGATTTAATCCGCATTCACCTGCGGACCCACGACAGTTTAGACGATTTCCACGAAAAAGTCGCCGTCCAACTCAATGATACTCACCCTGCCGTAGCCGTCGCAGAATTGATGCGCTTACTCATTGATAAGCATAACTACAGTTGGAATCATGCTTGGGATATCACCCAAAAAACCCTCTCCTACACCAACCATACCTTGATGCCAGAAGCCTTAGAACGCTGGTCGGCCGGCTTGTTTGGTCGCTTACTCCCCCGACACTTGGAAATTATCTACGAAATCAACCAACGCTTCCTAGACAATGTTCGGACTTGGTTCCCCGGTGATGATCGCTTGACTACTAGCCTTTCTTTAATCGAAGAAGGGGACGAAAAGCAAATTCGTATGGCTAACTTAGCCTGTGTGGGTTCCCACGCCATTAACGGGGTCGCTGCCTTACATACCGATCTCCTGAAAAAAGATACCCTCAAGGATTTTGCGAAACTCTGGCCGGAGAAATTCTACAACAAGACCAATGGTGTTACCCCTCGGCGTTGGATTTTGCTGTCTAATCAGGAATTATCAACCTTAATTACCGAAAAAATTGGCGATGGTTGGCTGAAGAATTTGGATGAAATGCGAAAACTCGAAGCCTTCATCGAAGATGCCAAATTCCGTCAGCGTTGGCAAGAAATCAAGCAAAATAACAAGCGTAGCTTAGCGGCTTATATCCTGAAACACCGCAACATCCAAATTGACCCCAATTCCCTCTTTGATGTTCAGGTTAAACGGATTCACGAATACAAACGGCAGCATTTAGCCGTGTTGGGGATTATTGCCTTTTATAATCGGATTAAACAGAATCCTGGACTAGATATTGTCCCCAGAACCTTTATTTTTGGCGGAAAAGCTGCTCCAGGGTATTTTCTGGCTAAGTTGGTGATTAAACTCATCAACTCGGTAGCTGAGGTGGTCAATAATGATCCCGACGTTCGAGGCCGGTTAAAGGTGGTTTTCTTGCCGAATTTCAACGTTTCCCTCGGTCAGCGCATCTATCCGGCGGCGGATTTGTCAGAACAAGTTTCCACAGCCGGGAAAGAAGCGTCCGGAACCGGTAACATGAAGTTTGCCATGAATGGCGCGTTAACCATCGGGACGTTAGATGGAGCCAATATTGAGATCCGTGAAGAAGCGGGAGCAGAAAACTTCTTCCTGTTTGGCTTAACCGCAGAAGAAGTCTATCGCCGCAAAGCCGAAGGCTACAATCCCATGGATTATTATCATGGTAATGGGGAATTACGGGGGGTGATTGACCGTATTTCCAGTGGTCACTTTAGTCATGGCAATGGCGGATTATTTAGTCCCATTGTTGACCCCTTGATGTCCCATGATCCTTATATGCTGATGGCGGATTTCCAGTCCTACGTTGAAGCGCAAGATGCAGTGAGTGAAGCGTACCGCGATCAAGATCGCTGGACACGGATGTCGATTCTCAATTCCGCACGGATGGGTAAATTTTCGAGCGATCGCACCATACGGGAATACTGCAACGAAATTTGGGGGGTTAAACCCGTCAAGATCAACATTGAAGATTATAATCCCGCCAGCTTAAGCTAA
- a CDS encoding DUF2854 domain-containing protein has protein sequence MLRKISLASVGLTVGGILAIIGFVAYAQKNATLNLVGFFYGIPILLGGLALKAAELKPTPFSQPTSPEVLTLRNKQATATQNQIRNDVTRYRYGQQAHLDDSLQRLGLSPTDEERPLLVALREEVIQGNYALILEFNSPLISLETWQEKQEKIEKFFGPDIYTKIEAKEEDKIEVALIAGIKS, from the coding sequence GCCTCAGTTGGACTAACCGTAGGAGGAATTTTAGCCATTATTGGATTTGTGGCCTACGCACAAAAGAACGCAACCCTGAATTTAGTGGGGTTTTTCTATGGTATTCCCATTTTACTCGGTGGATTAGCCCTCAAAGCAGCCGAATTGAAACCCACCCCTTTTAGTCAACCCACTTCACCAGAAGTTTTGACGTTACGGAATAAACAAGCAACGGCTACGCAAAATCAAATCCGTAACGATGTTACCCGTTATCGCTACGGACAGCAAGCTCATTTAGATGACTCTTTACAACGGTTGGGATTAAGTCCTACCGATGAAGAAAGACCCCTATTGGTTGCGTTACGCGAAGAGGTTATTCAGGGGAATTATGCTTTAATTTTAGAGTTTAATTCGCCGTTAATCTCCTTAGAAACTTGGCAGGAAAAACAAGAAAAAATAGAAAAGTTTTTTGGTCCAGATATTTACACCAAAATTGAAGCCAAAGAAGAAGATAAAATTGAGGTTGCTTTAATTGCAGGGATAAAAAGTTAA